One genomic window of Evansella cellulosilytica DSM 2522 includes the following:
- a CDS encoding solute carrier family 23 protein, translating into MNEQRTVGIKEVPRFDRWLILSIQHLFAMFGATILVPTIVEISPAVALVSSGLGTLAYLIVTRGQIPAYLGSSFAFINPMIAAITIGGIEGMLVGSFVAGLVYGVVALVIKAGGVRWLMNLLPPIVVGPVIMVIGLGLAPVALEMAMYLPETIGTPEPIWDGTLFTIALLTLLITVVGAIFFRGFFGLIPILIGIVGGYIISLFFGMIDTSPIRDAAWFAVPEFYIPFVTFTPSFSWAIIAIMVPVAVVTLSEHIGDQMVLSKVVGKNFVEKPGLHRSIFGDGVATIISSFLGGPPNTTYGENIGVVAITRVFSVFVIGGAAVIAIAFGFIGKVSAIIQTIPSAVMGGVSILLFGIIASSGLRMLIDNKINIGEKRNLIISSVILVLGIGGGVIHITDEIEIPGMALAAIVGIILNLVIPGRPHIKKSEEMFQSLNVKMDKEKQ; encoded by the coding sequence ATGAATGAACAAAGAACCGTAGGAATAAAAGAAGTACCGCGTTTTGATCGTTGGTTAATATTAAGTATTCAGCACTTGTTTGCGATGTTTGGTGCAACTATTCTTGTACCAACCATTGTTGAAATTAGCCCAGCTGTTGCTCTTGTATCAAGTGGTTTAGGAACTTTAGCCTACTTGATTGTAACGAGAGGACAAATACCAGCTTATTTAGGATCGTCCTTTGCTTTTATTAACCCAATGATAGCTGCGATTACCATTGGTGGAATTGAAGGCATGCTAGTAGGAAGTTTTGTAGCTGGTCTCGTATATGGGGTAGTAGCATTAGTTATAAAAGCAGGTGGCGTCCGGTGGCTGATGAACTTATTGCCACCAATCGTAGTAGGACCTGTCATTATGGTTATCGGACTAGGCTTAGCCCCTGTAGCGCTTGAAATGGCAATGTATCTTCCAGAAACAATTGGAACGCCTGAACCAATATGGGATGGAACGTTATTTACGATAGCATTGTTGACCCTTTTAATTACAGTAGTAGGAGCAATATTTTTTAGAGGGTTCTTTGGACTAATTCCAATTCTAATCGGGATTGTTGGTGGATATATCATTTCTCTCTTTTTTGGAATGATAGATACTTCTCCTATTAGAGACGCAGCGTGGTTTGCAGTACCAGAATTTTATATTCCATTTGTGACATTTACACCTAGCTTTTCATGGGCAATCATTGCAATTATGGTTCCAGTTGCAGTAGTAACACTATCTGAGCATATCGGAGACCAAATGGTACTAAGTAAAGTTGTTGGTAAAAATTTTGTTGAGAAGCCAGGTTTACATCGTTCTATATTCGGGGATGGAGTAGCAACAATCATTAGCTCGTTCTTAGGAGGACCACCGAATACAACATACGGAGAAAATATAGGTGTTGTAGCAATTACGAGAGTTTTTAGTGTTTTTGTCATAGGTGGCGCAGCAGTCATTGCAATCGCTTTTGGTTTTATCGGTAAAGTTTCTGCAATCATACAAACAATTCCATCGGCAGTGATGGGTGGGGTATCCATTTTATTATTCGGTATTATCGCATCAAGCGGGTTAAGAATGCTAATTGATAATAAGATCAATATTGGTGAAAAAAGAAATTTGATTATATCATCGGTTATTTTAGTCCTTGGTATCGGTGGTGGTGTTATTCACATTACCGACGAGATTGAGATCCCAGGTATGGCGTTAGCAGCTATTGTCGGAATCATTTTGAATTTAGTTATTCCAGGAAGACCACACATAAAAAAATCTGAGGAAATGTTTCAAAGCTTAAATGTAAAAATGGATAAAGAAAAACAATAG
- a CDS encoding RluA family pseudouridine synthase: MELYEITSEENGVRIDKFISDHFPQWSRTIIQQWIVDNHIQVNGTPIKSKYKVKAGDHIEIREPDPIPLEIPAENLNLDIIYEDGDVLVVNKPRGMVVHPAPGHYTGTLVNGLMYHCHDLSGINGVMRPGIVHRIDKDTSGLLMVAKNDRAHESLVNQLKNKETKRRYYAIVSGIIPHDKGTIDAPIGRNPEDRQSMMVTEKNSRDAVTHFQVVERFYRHTLVSCELETGRTHQIRVHLKYIGFPIVGDPKYGPRKKQKFPIEGQALHAELLGFQHPSTNELKTFQVPMPHDMETVLTEIKKIER, from the coding sequence ATGGAACTATATGAAATAACATCAGAGGAAAATGGAGTAAGAATAGACAAATTTATTTCCGATCATTTTCCACAGTGGTCAAGAACAATTATTCAACAGTGGATTGTCGATAATCATATTCAAGTAAATGGGACTCCTATTAAAAGTAAATACAAGGTCAAGGCTGGGGATCATATTGAGATCCGTGAACCAGATCCAATCCCGCTAGAAATACCAGCAGAAAACCTTAACCTGGATATAATTTATGAAGACGGAGATGTACTCGTAGTAAATAAACCGAGAGGGATGGTTGTTCATCCAGCCCCAGGTCACTACACAGGGACTTTAGTAAATGGTTTGATGTATCATTGTCATGATTTATCAGGCATAAATGGGGTAATGCGACCAGGGATAGTGCATAGAATTGACAAAGACACTTCTGGATTATTAATGGTAGCTAAAAATGATCGTGCCCATGAATCTCTTGTGAACCAACTGAAAAACAAAGAAACAAAGCGACGCTATTATGCAATAGTATCTGGAATTATTCCGCATGATAAAGGAACGATTGACGCACCTATCGGAAGAAATCCTGAAGATCGTCAAAGTATGATGGTTACCGAAAAAAATAGTCGTGATGCAGTTACCCATTTTCAAGTAGTTGAAAGGTTTTATAGACATACACTAGTCTCTTGTGAACTTGAAACAGGGCGAACACATCAAATTAGAGTCCACTTGAAGTATATCGGGTTCCCAATCGTCGGAGATCCGAAGTATGGTCCAAGAAAAAAACAAAAATTCCCGATAGAAGGACAAGCGTTACATGCTGAGCTACTAGGTTTTCAACATCCATCAACTAACGAATTAAAAACATTTCAAGTACCAATGCCACATGACATGGAAACGGTTTTAACGGAAATTAAAAAAATTGAGCGTTGA
- the pyrR gene encoding bifunctional pyr operon transcriptional regulator/uracil phosphoribosyltransferase PyrR, giving the protein MTKRIMDEQAVRRALTRIAHEIIERNKGIQHCLIVGIKTRGIYLAERLAKRIEEIEGEPIGVGEVDITLYRDDLTKKTINEDPELKGTNISVDITNKTVILVDDVLYTGRTVRAALDALIDLGRPSQIQLAVLIDRGHRELPIRPDFVGKNVPTSNSEVVEANLHEVDGKDEVMIKQKASH; this is encoded by the coding sequence ATGACGAAGAGAATTATGGATGAGCAAGCAGTAAGAAGAGCATTAACAAGAATTGCACACGAAATTATTGAACGGAACAAAGGCATTCAACACTGTTTAATAGTAGGTATTAAAACAAGAGGAATATACTTAGCAGAGCGTCTGGCTAAAAGAATTGAAGAAATTGAAGGTGAACCAATTGGTGTTGGTGAAGTTGATATCACACTATACCGAGATGATTTAACAAAGAAAACAATAAATGAAGATCCAGAGTTAAAAGGGACAAATATTTCAGTTGATATAACGAATAAGACAGTTATTCTTGTAGATGATGTTTTATACACTGGTAGAACTGTAAGAGCGGCTCTCGATGCTTTAATCGATTTAGGAAGGCCATCTCAAATTCAACTAGCTGTTCTTATTGATAGAGGACACCGAGAGCTACCTATTCGTCCAGATTTTGTTGGGAAGAATGTACCGACATCAAACTCTGAAGTAGTAGAAGCAAACTTACATGAAGTAGATGGTAAAGACGAAGTAATGATAAAACAAAAGGCTTCCCATTAA
- the lspA gene encoding signal peptidase II, protein MVYYLIAIIIIIVDQLTKLLVISNMELRQSIPIIEGFLYLTSHRNPGAAFGILPGQMWLFYIVTAIVVGFIIYYIQTKVENNKWLGISLGLILGGAIGNFIDRVIYGEVVDFIDVFIFSYNYPIFNVADCALVIGFIFVIFIIYLEDKKQGKVN, encoded by the coding sequence ATGGTATATTACTTAATTGCAATCATTATCATTATTGTCGATCAATTAACAAAGTTGCTTGTTATTTCTAATATGGAATTAAGGCAAAGTATTCCTATTATTGAAGGTTTTTTATATTTGACATCTCATCGAAATCCAGGGGCTGCATTCGGTATATTACCTGGACAAATGTGGTTATTCTATATTGTAACTGCCATAGTAGTAGGTTTTATCATTTATTACATACAAACAAAGGTCGAAAATAATAAATGGCTTGGTATATCGTTAGGGCTCATATTAGGAGGGGCTATAGGAAACTTTATAGATAGGGTAATATATGGTGAAGTAGTAGATTTTATAGATGTTTTTATTTTTTCTTACAATTATCCAATTTTTAATGTTGCTGATTGTGCATTAGTAATTGGCTTTATATTCGTTATTTTTATTATTTATTTAGAAGATAAAAAGCAAGGGAAGGTAAATTAA
- the ileS gene encoding isoleucine--tRNA ligase, translating into MDYKDTLLMPKTDFPMRGNLPNREPQMQEDWDSNKLYEKVQKRTEGRPLFILHDGPPYANGDIHMGHALNKILKDFIVRYKSMTGFHAPYVPGWDTHGLPIETALTKKGKVDRKKLTIAEFREKCEEYALKQIDNQREQFKRLGVRGDWENPYVTLDHGYEAQQIKVFGEMAKKGYIYKGKKPVYWSPSSESALAEAEIEYHDKRSPSIYVAFDVVDGKDVLDGDEKYVIWTTTPWTIPANLGISVHPDLDYVVVKVDGNKFIVAQGLLEQLETELEWQDYEILKTVKGIKLENTVAKHPFYDRSSLVMVGEHVTLEAGTGCVHTAPGHGEDDFIVGQKYGLDVLCPVDDKGVMTEEAPMFEGLFYDEANKPITEKLKEVGALLHLSFMTHSYPHDWRTKKPVMYRATAQWFASIKDFREDLLKEINEVNWVPHWGETRLYNMVRDRGDWCISRQRAWGVPIPVFYGENNEPIITDETIEHVSNLFRKHGSNIWFEWDTIDLLPEGFKSEHSPNGTFTKETDIMDVWFDSGSSHQSVLEERAELQRPADMYLEGSDQYRGWFNSSLSTAVAVTGKAPYKTVLSHGFTLDGEGRKMSKSVGNVVVPDKVMKQLGADILRLWVSSVDYQADVRVSDNILKQVAEVYRKIRNTFRFMLGNIHDFNPETDKVNFEDMSELDQYMIVKLNQLVKDVRNSYEEFQFGSVYNKVHNFCTIELSSFYMDLAKDTLYIQHASHPDRRGIQTVMYETLVALTKLMSPILSHTTDEVWKHIPGVTTESVQLTDIPEVKEYHVSDHLVEKWDHFMELRDDVLKALEEARNEKGIKKSLEAALAIYADEKDQELLANIPSLNKLFITSTATVSQKSDAPSEAKEYNYLKIVVDFAEGEKCERCWVVTPSRGKHEDHPGLCDSCTDIVLNHYT; encoded by the coding sequence ATGGATTATAAAGATACCTTACTAATGCCGAAAACAGATTTCCCTATGCGTGGAAATCTCCCAAATCGAGAGCCACAAATGCAGGAAGATTGGGATAGTAATAAGTTATACGAGAAAGTTCAAAAACGTACGGAAGGAAGACCGCTTTTTATATTACATGACGGCCCCCCTTATGCAAACGGAGATATTCATATGGGGCATGCATTAAATAAAATTTTAAAAGATTTTATCGTAAGGTATAAGTCAATGACAGGCTTTCATGCTCCATATGTTCCAGGTTGGGATACTCACGGTTTGCCAATTGAGACCGCTCTAACAAAAAAAGGGAAAGTTGACCGTAAAAAATTAACAATTGCTGAATTTCGTGAAAAATGTGAAGAGTATGCTTTGAAGCAAATCGATAATCAGCGTGAACAATTTAAAAGATTAGGTGTACGAGGTGATTGGGAAAATCCGTATGTAACACTTGATCATGGCTATGAAGCGCAACAAATTAAAGTTTTCGGTGAAATGGCTAAAAAAGGATATATTTACAAAGGGAAAAAACCAGTATATTGGTCACCGTCTTCTGAATCAGCTTTAGCAGAAGCGGAAATTGAATATCACGATAAACGCTCTCCATCTATTTATGTTGCTTTTGATGTTGTGGATGGGAAAGATGTTCTAGATGGAGATGAAAAATATGTAATCTGGACAACAACACCTTGGACTATCCCTGCAAACTTAGGTATTTCCGTTCATCCTGATTTAGATTATGTTGTTGTAAAAGTCGATGGGAATAAGTTTATCGTTGCTCAAGGACTTTTAGAACAGTTAGAGACAGAGCTTGAATGGCAAGACTATGAAATTTTAAAAACAGTTAAGGGAATAAAATTAGAAAATACAGTTGCTAAACATCCTTTTTATGATCGTTCATCTCTAGTGATGGTTGGAGAACATGTAACATTAGAAGCCGGTACCGGATGTGTTCATACCGCTCCAGGACACGGGGAAGATGACTTTATTGTTGGTCAAAAGTATGGTCTTGATGTACTATGCCCAGTAGATGATAAAGGGGTTATGACAGAGGAAGCACCGATGTTTGAAGGTTTATTTTATGATGAAGCTAATAAACCGATTACAGAAAAACTAAAAGAAGTAGGTGCGTTACTACATTTGTCATTTATGACACACTCTTATCCACATGATTGGAGAACAAAAAAACCAGTAATGTATAGAGCTACTGCACAATGGTTTGCATCTATTAAAGATTTCCGTGAAGATTTATTAAAGGAAATCAATGAAGTAAATTGGGTACCTCACTGGGGGGAAACGAGACTATATAACATGGTAAGAGATCGTGGAGATTGGTGTATCTCACGCCAAAGAGCTTGGGGCGTTCCTATTCCGGTATTCTACGGTGAAAATAATGAGCCTATCATTACAGATGAGACAATTGAACATGTTTCTAATTTATTCCGTAAACACGGGTCTAATATATGGTTTGAATGGGATACGATTGACTTACTACCCGAAGGCTTTAAATCCGAACATAGTCCGAATGGTACTTTTACAAAAGAAACAGATATTATGGACGTATGGTTTGACTCTGGATCATCTCATCAATCAGTACTAGAAGAGAGAGCAGAATTACAACGACCAGCAGACATGTATTTAGAAGGGTCAGACCAGTATCGTGGATGGTTTAACTCATCATTATCTACTGCAGTCGCTGTAACAGGAAAAGCGCCATATAAAACTGTTTTAAGTCACGGCTTTACGCTAGACGGTGAAGGGCGTAAAATGAGTAAGTCAGTTGGTAATGTTGTTGTCCCAGATAAAGTAATGAAGCAATTAGGTGCAGACATATTACGTCTTTGGGTATCTTCTGTTGATTATCAAGCCGACGTAAGAGTATCTGATAATATTTTAAAACAAGTTGCTGAAGTGTATAGAAAGATTCGTAATACGTTCCGATTTATGCTCGGTAATATCCACGACTTTAATCCAGAAACGGATAAAGTTAATTTTGAAGATATGTCTGAGCTTGATCAATATATGATCGTGAAGCTAAACCAATTAGTAAAAGATGTTAGAAATAGTTACGAAGAATTTCAATTTGGATCAGTTTATAATAAAGTGCACAATTTTTGTACGATTGAGCTTAGCTCATTTTATATGGACCTTGCAAAAGATACACTATATATTCAACATGCCAGTCATCCAGACAGACGTGGTATACAAACGGTTATGTATGAGACGCTAGTAGCTTTAACAAAGCTAATGTCACCAATCTTATCCCATACGACAGATGAGGTTTGGAAGCATATCCCTGGCGTGACTACTGAGAGTGTACAATTAACGGATATTCCTGAAGTGAAGGAATATCATGTTTCTGACCATTTAGTAGAAAAATGGGACCACTTCATGGAATTACGTGATGATGTACTAAAAGCACTAGAAGAAGCTCGTAATGAAAAAGGTATAAAAAAGAGTCTGGAAGCTGCATTAGCCATTTATGCAGATGAAAAGGATCAAGAATTATTAGCTAATATTCCATCGTTGAATAAATTATTTATCACTTCTACAGCTACTGTGTCTCAAAAAAGTGATGCCCCATCAGAAGCGAAGGAATACAATTACTTGAAAATCGTAGTTGATTTTGCTGAAGGGGAAAAATGTGAACGGTGCTGGGTAGTAACACCATCAAGAGGAAAGCATGAAGATCACCCGGGCCTTTGTGATAGCTGCACAGATATTGTATTAAACCACTACACATAA
- a CDS encoding aspartate carbamoyltransferase catalytic subunit, protein MKQLRTLEDLSLEQLEAILYKANQMETALFKQGDTPISVANLFFEPSTRTKCSFEMAQKELGLHSLQFDVGSSSVQKGETLYDTIKTLETIGCKAVVVRHPEKAYYDELDNISIPIINAGDGAGDHPTQSLLDLLTIQQEFVIFQGVHVVICGDIRHSRVARTNANILRKLGAKVSFAGPEDWMDESITQGNVISMDDAVKSADVMMMLRIQTERHGDAGGWSKKDYHDQFGLTVDREKMMRNHAIIMHPAPVNRDVELASELVECTRSRIFKQMRNGVLVRKAVLAYVLDLMEVKTYERAI, encoded by the coding sequence ATGAAACAATTACGAACTTTAGAAGACCTATCTTTAGAGCAGTTAGAAGCAATTTTGTATAAAGCAAATCAAATGGAGACTGCGTTATTTAAGCAAGGGGATACACCAATATCTGTCGCAAACTTATTTTTTGAACCTAGTACTCGTACAAAATGTAGTTTTGAAATGGCTCAAAAAGAATTAGGACTACATTCACTTCAGTTTGATGTTGGATCATCTAGTGTTCAAAAAGGAGAGACACTATACGATACGATTAAAACGCTCGAAACAATTGGTTGTAAAGCAGTCGTTGTTAGACATCCAGAAAAAGCTTACTATGACGAATTAGACAACATCTCGATTCCGATTATTAACGCTGGAGACGGAGCTGGTGATCATCCAACCCAGTCATTATTAGACTTATTAACGATTCAACAAGAGTTTGTTATTTTTCAAGGTGTTCATGTCGTTATATGTGGAGATATTCGTCATAGTAGAGTGGCAAGAACGAATGCAAATATTCTTCGAAAGCTTGGAGCAAAAGTTTCATTTGCAGGTCCTGAGGATTGGATGGATGAAAGCATTACTCAAGGAAATGTCATTTCTATGGATGATGCGGTAAAATCAGCTGATGTCATGATGATGTTACGTATTCAAACAGAAAGACATGGAGATGCAGGCGGTTGGTCGAAAAAGGATTATCATGATCAATTTGGACTAACAGTGGATAGAGAAAAAATGATGAGAAATCATGCAATTATTATGCACCCTGCACCAGTGAACAGAGATGTAGAGTTAGCTAGTGAGCTCGTTGAATGTACTAGATCTAGAATTTTCAAGCAAATGAGAAATGGTGTCCTTGTTAGAAAAGCAGTTTTAGCTTACGTCTTAGATTTAATGGAGGTAAAAACATATGAACGTGCTATATAA